One Tistrella mobilis DNA segment encodes these proteins:
- a CDS encoding divergent polysaccharide deacetylase family protein — protein MSKGEDGRRDGGAGRKGGGTRKGSDETGTGGRKAAGGSRPRSGATGASKASVSKASVSKAAGAKAGAAKGATSRAAAAKSGAAAGKTASRKPASGGTARSLRGPVRASGADGPGFLARFGSALLARRRFLGYGLVGIALLVVAGAVIGSLIKPARYEQVARPTLPAGAAVTEPARPQAPEAPAAAPDAPRKEWTPDLAGSGDTITGADASRESQPQAAAAKPPAPAAKPDPQPTVPKAAPAKPAEAPAAAAKAEPAPQQLAAIQPPAPDAIRPPADGKPAWQRYAMPAPVAPKGPRIAIVIDDMGVNKPQTAAAIGLPSPITFAFLPYAQDVAGQAAKARAAGHELIVHMPMQPQGPADPGPGALNPALPVAENVKRLKHNLEAFGAYVGINNHMGSRATEDTPLMAAVMAELKARGLMFLDSRTTAKSVGSKAAISAGIPNVQRDVFLDHEIDERKIAAQLDRLEAIARRHGAAIAIGHPHPETLKVLNRWLPAAQARGIVFVPLTALVAVPGASEPAGPRTASDEAAPARAEEGPVFADGPAVKE, from the coding sequence ATGAGCAAGGGCGAGGACGGACGCCGCGACGGCGGCGCCGGCCGAAAGGGTGGCGGCACCCGCAAGGGCAGCGACGAGACCGGCACGGGCGGCCGCAAGGCGGCTGGCGGAAGCAGGCCGCGCAGTGGCGCCACTGGCGCGTCAAAGGCGTCGGTGTCGAAGGCGTCGGTGTCGAAGGCGGCTGGGGCGAAGGCAGGCGCGGCCAAGGGCGCCACCTCCAGGGCAGCGGCTGCAAAATCGGGGGCAGCTGCCGGCAAGACGGCATCCCGCAAGCCCGCATCTGGCGGCACGGCGCGCAGCCTGCGTGGGCCGGTCCGGGCTTCCGGGGCTGACGGTCCCGGGTTTCTCGCTCGTTTCGGTTCAGCTCTGCTCGCCCGGCGGCGTTTTCTGGGCTATGGCCTGGTCGGCATCGCCCTGTTGGTGGTCGCAGGCGCCGTGATCGGGTCGCTGATCAAACCTGCGCGCTATGAACAGGTCGCCCGGCCGACCCTGCCTGCCGGTGCAGCCGTGACCGAGCCTGCCCGGCCCCAGGCCCCGGAGGCCCCGGCCGCAGCGCCCGACGCACCACGGAAGGAATGGACGCCGGATCTGGCCGGCAGCGGCGATACGATCACAGGCGCGGATGCGAGCCGTGAGTCGCAGCCCCAGGCCGCCGCGGCCAAGCCGCCCGCGCCGGCAGCAAAGCCTGACCCGCAGCCGACAGTACCGAAAGCCGCGCCTGCGAAGCCGGCCGAGGCGCCGGCTGCCGCCGCCAAAGCTGAACCGGCGCCGCAGCAACTGGCGGCGATTCAACCGCCGGCGCCGGATGCCATCCGGCCGCCGGCCGACGGCAAGCCCGCCTGGCAGCGTTATGCGATGCCGGCACCGGTGGCACCCAAGGGGCCGCGGATCGCCATCGTCATCGACGATATGGGGGTCAACAAGCCGCAGACCGCAGCCGCCATCGGCCTGCCGTCGCCGATCACATTCGCCTTCCTGCCCTATGCCCAGGACGTCGCCGGGCAGGCGGCCAAGGCGCGGGCAGCAGGGCATGAGTTGATCGTGCACATGCCGATGCAGCCGCAGGGCCCGGCCGATCCGGGGCCGGGCGCCCTGAATCCGGCGCTGCCGGTGGCCGAAAACGTCAAGCGGCTGAAGCACAATCTGGAGGCCTTCGGCGCCTATGTCGGGATCAACAACCACATGGGCAGCCGGGCGACCGAAGACACCCCGCTGATGGCGGCGGTGATGGCCGAGTTGAAGGCGCGGGGGCTGATGTTCCTGGACAGCCGGACGACCGCGAAGTCCGTGGGGTCGAAGGCGGCCATTTCGGCCGGCATCCCGAATGTTCAGCGCGACGTGTTTCTGGACCACGAGATCGACGAGCGCAAGATCGCGGCGCAGCTCGACCGGCTGGAGGCGATCGCCCGGCGCCACGGGGCTGCGATCGCCATCGGCCACCCGCATCCCGAGACCCTGAAGGTTCTGAACCGCTGGCTGCCGGCGGCCCAGGCGCGGGGCATCGTTTTCGTGCCGCTGACTGCGCTGGTCGCGGTCCCCGGCGCCAGTGAACCGGCCGGTCCCCGCACCGCGTCGGACGAGGCGGCCCCCGCACGGGCCGAGGAGGGCCCGGTCTTTGCCGACGGGCCGGCAGTGAAGGAGTGA
- a CDS encoding anthranilate synthase component II → MILMVDNYDSFTWNLVHYLGEAGAEVEVVRNDQMTADEAMARRPDGILLSPGPCDPDRAGICLDMVAAAARTGTPLLGVCLGHQTIGQAFGGHVVRGPKPMHGKVTAIHHHGGPLFDGLPETFPVTRYHSLVVERASLPAALVVTAEDDDGIIMGLSHRELPIHGVQFHPESIASAHGHELIGNFLKTVRTSGTARATETA, encoded by the coding sequence ATGATTCTGATGGTGGACAATTACGACAGCTTCACCTGGAACCTGGTCCATTATCTGGGCGAGGCGGGGGCGGAGGTCGAGGTGGTGCGCAACGACCAGATGACCGCAGACGAGGCCATGGCGCGCCGGCCCGACGGCATTCTGCTCTCGCCCGGCCCCTGCGATCCCGATCGCGCCGGTATCTGTCTCGACATGGTCGCGGCAGCCGCCCGGACCGGCACGCCGCTGCTCGGCGTCTGCCTGGGTCACCAGACCATCGGCCAGGCCTTCGGCGGCCATGTGGTGCGCGGGCCGAAGCCGATGCATGGCAAGGTGACCGCCATCCACCATCATGGCGGTCCGCTGTTCGACGGCCTGCCCGAGACCTTCCCCGTGACCCGTTACCACTCGCTGGTCGTAGAGCGCGCAAGCCTGCCGGCCGCGCTGGTGGTGACCGCCGAGGATGACGACGGCATCATCATGGGGCTGTCGCATCGTGAACTGCCGATCCACGGCGTGCAGTTCCATCCCGAAAGCATCGCATCCGCCCACGGTCACGAGCTGATCGGCAATTTCCTGAAGACGGTCCGCACCTCCGGGACCGCACGCGCGACGGAGACCGCATGA
- the trpE gene encoding anthranilate synthase component I, producing MDIAPDFDRFATLYGEGRAQVVSTTLAADLETPVSAMLKLADRRPYSFLLESVEGGAVRGRYSLIGLKPDLIWRVVDGRVEVNRDARADLDAFVPEEGADPIASLRALIAESRIDLPDGLPPMAAGLVGYLGYDMVRFMERMPAPKNDALGIPDGVFTRPTVMAIFDAVDSTVTLVTPVRPAAGCDAAMAWRLARERLMDVVADLGRGLPVGLAPSAADLGQTGEPRSNVGQARFEEMVRTAKDYILAGDAFQIVPSQRFTLPFRLPPFAFYRSLRRQNPSPFLFYLDFGSFQVAGSSPEILVRVRDDVITVRPIAGTRRRGKDAAEDQALAEELAADPKEVAEHLMLLDLARNDVGRFAEIGTVKVTENMIIERYSAVMHLVSNVEGRLSDRHDALDALIGGFPAGTVSGAPKVRAMEIINELEPDRRGVYGGGVGYFSAGGAMDSCIVLRTAVIKDGELHVQAGAGVVADSDPTSEYEETRAKARALIRAAGEAWRYAGGLAR from the coding sequence ATGGACATCGCGCCCGATTTCGACCGCTTCGCGACGCTCTACGGCGAGGGCCGGGCACAGGTGGTCTCCACCACCCTGGCCGCGGATCTGGAAACGCCGGTCTCGGCCATGCTCAAGCTCGCGGACCGGCGGCCCTATTCCTTCCTGCTCGAATCGGTCGAGGGCGGTGCCGTCCGCGGCCGCTATTCGCTGATCGGTCTCAAGCCCGATCTGATCTGGCGGGTGGTCGACGGCCGGGTCGAGGTCAATCGCGACGCCCGGGCGGATCTGGATGCCTTCGTGCCGGAAGAGGGCGCCGACCCCATCGCCTCTCTGCGGGCGCTGATCGCTGAGAGCCGCATCGACCTGCCGGACGGCCTGCCGCCGATGGCGGCCGGCCTGGTCGGCTATCTGGGCTACGACATGGTGCGCTTCATGGAGCGCATGCCCGCCCCGAAGAACGATGCGCTGGGCATACCCGACGGGGTGTTCACACGTCCCACCGTGATGGCGATCTTCGATGCGGTCGACAGCACCGTCACCCTGGTGACGCCCGTCCGCCCGGCTGCAGGATGCGATGCCGCCATGGCCTGGCGGCTGGCGCGGGAACGGCTGATGGATGTGGTGGCGGATCTGGGCCGCGGCCTGCCGGTCGGTCTTGCGCCCTCGGCGGCCGATCTTGGCCAGACCGGAGAGCCGCGCTCCAATGTCGGTCAGGCGCGCTTCGAAGAGATGGTCCGCACCGCCAAGGACTACATCCTGGCCGGCGACGCCTTCCAGATCGTGCCCTCGCAGCGCTTCACCCTGCCCTTCCGGTTGCCGCCCTTCGCCTTCTACCGGTCGCTGCGCCGCCAGAACCCCTCGCCCTTCCTGTTCTATCTGGATTTCGGCAGCTTTCAGGTGGCGGGTTCCAGCCCTGAAATCCTGGTCCGGGTGCGCGATGACGTGATCACCGTGCGCCCGATCGCCGGCACCCGTCGGCGCGGCAAGGATGCCGCGGAAGATCAGGCGCTGGCCGAAGAGCTGGCGGCCGACCCGAAAGAGGTGGCCGAGCATCTGATGCTGCTCGATCTGGCCCGCAACGATGTCGGCCGCTTCGCCGAAATCGGCACGGTCAAGGTCACCGAGAACATGATCATCGAGCGCTACAGCGCGGTGATGCATCTGGTCTCCAACGTCGAGGGCCGGCTGTCCGATCGTCATGATGCACTGGATGCCCTGATCGGCGGCTTCCCGGCCGGCACGGTTTCCGGGGCCCCCAAAGTGCGGGCGATGGAGATCATCAACGAGCTGGAGCCCGACCGCCGCGGCGTCTATGGCGGTGGTGTCGGCTATTTCTCGGCCGGCGGTGCCATGGACAGTTGCATCGTGCTGCGCACCGCGGTGATCAAGGATGGCGAACTGCACGTCCAGGCCGGCGCCGGCGTGGTCGCCGACAGTGACCCGACCTCTGAATACGAGGAAACCCGCGCCAAGGCCCGGGCCCTGATCCGTGCTGCCGGCGAAGCCTGGCGCTATGCGGGTGGCCTCGCCCGATGA
- a CDS encoding GNAT family N-acetyltransferase has protein sequence MTVSATDPLAPPEVPTVRLETDRLILRQWQHGDLGPVAALRGDVRVGETLGGTLTEDQAHAFAQQMATEIAGRSWGFFAMEDRRSGHFAGFGGLRPIPFETAFTPAIELGWTLSPALWGQGLATEAARAASSFAFETLGLDEVVAYTAASNRRSQAVMRRLGMVPDPALDFDHPRLAPDHPLARHVFYRLRRP, from the coding sequence ATGACGGTATCCGCGACCGATCCGCTGGCTCCGCCAGAGGTGCCCACGGTCCGGCTCGAGACCGACCGTCTGATCCTGCGCCAGTGGCAGCATGGCGATCTGGGCCCCGTTGCCGCTCTTCGCGGGGATGTGCGGGTGGGCGAGACGCTCGGCGGCACGCTCACCGAAGACCAGGCCCATGCCTTCGCGCAGCAGATGGCGACGGAGATCGCCGGGCGCAGCTGGGGCTTCTTCGCGATGGAAGACCGGCGCTCAGGGCATTTCGCGGGTTTTGGCGGCCTGCGGCCGATCCCCTTCGAGACGGCCTTCACGCCGGCCATCGAGCTGGGCTGGACCCTCTCGCCGGCCCTGTGGGGACAGGGGCTTGCGACCGAGGCCGCACGGGCGGCAAGCAGCTTTGCCTTCGAAACCCTGGGCCTTGACGAGGTCGTGGCCTACACGGCCGCGTCCAACCGGCGCTCGCAGGCGGTGATGCGGCGACTGGGCATGGTTCCGGATCCGGCGCTGGATTTCGATCACCCGCGCCTTGCTCCGGACCATCCCCTCGCCCGCCATGTGTTCTACCGCCTGCGGCGACCGTAG
- a CDS encoding heavy metal translocating P-type ATPase, with protein MDTITAAQQGPGDNAVERRIAVEGMTCGTCVTRVGRALKRVEGVRDAEVSLATHEALVTLEPGVTDERLIQALTRAGYEGDIIPEAAEDGGLGVDPREAREAQELAESRRMGIEVVIGALLALPLVGQMVWTQFGIGPLPGWAQLALAVPVQLGLGRRFLKPAWGALRAGVGNMDLLVVLGTWAAFGLSLYLWVVHGQVHHLYFEAAAAVIVLVLFGRWMEGRARRATGAAIRALAALRPDTALRRTPDGNDVEVAVTALRPGDVLSIRPGERIAADARVIEGEGAADESMLTGESLPVTKRAGDTLSAGTVNGPDPLLARIVRVGGDTTLAQVVRMVEHAQATRAPVQALVDRVSAVFVPAVILIALATFAGWVVTGTPWPEAIIHAVTVLVIACPCAMGLATPAAIVAGTGAAAKAGILVRSPAAFDHGVGIDLALIDKTGTLTEGRPRLLRMIGATGTALARAAGLQQASEHPLARAIRAAAEAEDVAPVEVAQRRNRPGAGVEGAIAGLPHRLGSRRFMTEAGVEIPAALRAEADAAEAEGATVVWLAAVPEAGKPDLLGGFVLADAPRSDAAAAVKALGDRGITVKMLSGDAPATAQAVAARLGISEAVGGADPARKAAVVAEARAAGRRVMMVGDGVNDAPALAGADLSVAIGGGTDVAMAAADVTLMRQSPSLLPATLDICRATRVKIRQNLVWAFGYNVIGIPLAALGILDPVFAGAAMAASSVSVLGNALLLARWRPAGMRERAA; from the coding sequence ATGGATACGATCACGGCCGCGCAACAAGGCCCCGGAGACAACGCCGTCGAACGCCGGATCGCCGTCGAGGGCATGACCTGCGGCACCTGCGTCACCCGGGTGGGGCGGGCGCTGAAGCGGGTCGAAGGGGTCCGGGATGCGGAGGTCAGCCTCGCCACCCACGAGGCGCTGGTGACGCTGGAGCCGGGTGTCACCGACGAGCGTCTGATCCAGGCACTCACCCGCGCCGGCTATGAGGGTGACATCATTCCCGAAGCCGCCGAGGATGGCGGCCTGGGTGTCGACCCCCGCGAGGCGCGCGAGGCGCAGGAGCTGGCCGAGAGCCGCCGCATGGGCATCGAGGTCGTAATCGGCGCTCTGCTGGCCCTGCCGCTGGTCGGCCAGATGGTCTGGACCCAGTTCGGTATCGGCCCGCTGCCGGGCTGGGCGCAGCTGGCGCTGGCCGTGCCGGTACAGCTCGGCCTGGGCCGGCGGTTCCTGAAACCCGCCTGGGGCGCGCTGCGCGCCGGGGTGGGGAACATGGATCTTCTGGTCGTGCTCGGCACCTGGGCGGCATTCGGTCTCAGCCTTTATCTGTGGGTGGTCCATGGCCAGGTCCATCATCTTTATTTCGAGGCGGCAGCCGCGGTGATCGTGCTGGTGCTGTTCGGCCGCTGGATGGAGGGCAGGGCACGTCGTGCCACCGGCGCCGCAATCCGGGCCCTGGCGGCGCTCAGGCCCGACACCGCGTTGCGTCGCACCCCGGACGGAAACGACGTCGAGGTCGCCGTGACCGCACTCCGGCCCGGCGACGTGTTGTCGATCCGGCCGGGCGAGCGTATCGCAGCAGACGCACGTGTGATCGAAGGCGAGGGGGCCGCTGACGAATCCATGCTGACCGGGGAAAGCCTGCCGGTCACGAAGCGTGCCGGCGATACGCTGTCGGCCGGCACGGTGAATGGTCCCGATCCCCTGCTTGCCCGCATCGTCCGGGTCGGTGGCGATACTACCCTCGCCCAGGTGGTGCGGATGGTGGAACACGCCCAGGCGACGCGCGCACCGGTCCAGGCGCTGGTCGACCGGGTAAGCGCGGTCTTCGTGCCGGCGGTGATCCTGATCGCACTTGCCACCTTCGCCGGCTGGGTGGTGACCGGCACGCCCTGGCCCGAGGCGATCATTCACGCCGTGACCGTGCTCGTCATCGCCTGCCCCTGCGCCATGGGCCTCGCCACACCGGCCGCGATCGTGGCCGGGACGGGGGCGGCGGCGAAGGCCGGCATCCTGGTGCGGTCGCCCGCAGCCTTCGATCACGGGGTCGGTATCGACCTCGCCCTGATCGACAAGACCGGTACGCTGACCGAGGGGCGGCCGCGGCTGCTGCGGATGATCGGTGCGACCGGCACGGCGCTTGCCCGCGCCGCCGGCCTGCAGCAGGCGAGCGAACATCCGCTTGCCCGCGCAATCCGTGCTGCGGCGGAGGCGGAGGATGTGGCGCCGGTCGAGGTCGCCCAGCGGCGCAACCGCCCCGGTGCCGGCGTCGAAGGCGCGATCGCCGGGCTGCCCCACAGGCTGGGCTCGCGACGCTTCATGACCGAGGCCGGGGTGGAGATCCCGGCGGCGCTGAGGGCGGAGGCAGATGCAGCGGAAGCCGAAGGCGCGACGGTCGTCTGGCTGGCGGCGGTGCCGGAAGCCGGGAAACCGGACCTCCTCGGCGGTTTCGTGCTGGCGGATGCTCCCCGATCCGATGCCGCGGCGGCGGTGAAAGCGCTCGGCGATCGCGGCATCACCGTGAAGATGCTGAGCGGCGATGCCCCGGCGACCGCGCAGGCGGTGGCGGCACGGCTGGGCATCAGCGAGGCGGTCGGTGGCGCCGATCCGGCCCGCAAGGCAGCCGTGGTTGCCGAGGCGAGGGCGGCCGGCCGGCGGGTGATGATGGTCGGCGACGGTGTGAACGATGCGCCGGCCCTGGCCGGGGCGGATCTGTCGGTCGCGATCGGCGGCGGCACCGATGTGGCGATGGCGGCAGCCGATGTCACCCTGATGCGACAGAGCCCGTCCCTCTTGCCAGCGACCCTCGATATCTGTCGGGCCACCCGCGTGAAGATCCGCCAGAATCTGGTCTGGGCTTTCGGCTATAACGTGATCGGCATTCCGCTTGCCGCGCTGGGCATTCTGGATCCGGTGTTTGCGGGGGCGGCGATGGCGGCAAGTTCCGTGAGCGTGCTTGGCAATGCCTTGCTGCTGGCCCGCTGGCGGCCGGCCGGGATGAGGGAGCGCGCCGCATGA
- a CDS encoding MerR family DNA-binding protein: MTGLTIGALAEAAGTNPKTVRYYEEIGLLPKPARAANGYRDYPATTLDRLRFILRARHLGFPVDDVRDLLALWDDRGRASRDVRQLAEARITEIDRRMAELRSMRRTLAHLVANCHGDGRPDCPILDDLAEHDGQDLAAGHDVQAHRQRPDDGL; this comes from the coding sequence ATGACCGGCCTGACCATCGGTGCGCTTGCCGAGGCTGCGGGAACCAATCCCAAGACGGTGCGCTATTACGAGGAGATCGGGCTGCTGCCGAAGCCGGCGCGCGCCGCCAACGGCTATCGCGACTATCCGGCGACGACACTCGATCGGCTGCGGTTCATATTGCGCGCCAGGCATCTTGGCTTCCCGGTGGATGACGTCCGCGACCTGCTGGCACTCTGGGATGATCGCGGACGGGCCAGCCGCGACGTCCGCCAGCTGGCCGAGGCCCGGATCACCGAGATCGATCGCCGGATGGCCGAACTCCGGAGCATGCGGCGCACCCTTGCCCATCTGGTCGCAAACTGCCATGGCGACGGTCGCCCGGACTGCCCGATCCTGGACGATCTGGCCGAGCACGACGGGCAGGATCTGGCGGCCGGTCATGACGTGCAGGCCCATCGGCAGCGGCCGGACGATGGGCTATAG
- a CDS encoding SurA N-terminal domain-containing protein, with the protein MLNQFRTASRHWLFRVFLIALAASFAVWGIGDIFRGRNSTVVAEVGGVEVTPQELDRIYQGEIQRARQIFGPTFDQNMARSMGLLERSVGMAVGDAMIRAETARLGLGVTDDMIARSITEAPAFRGMGGRFDRMVYEQVLARNGYTPATYEASLADDLRRQQLISALAAPVPAPEPLVTLEHMFQGEQRRLITVRVPADPAAIEAPSDEVLATYYDANKSAYAIPERRAVSFATLTPEALASEITVDEAALREAYEAHLDRYTTPATRQVLQMTFPDEAAAKAARDRIAAGESFDQVAGALGFDASTIDLGDVTREQMLPELADAAFALGEGEVSAPVQSPLGWHVLTARNVVEGKTQSFDEVRRGLEEELKLERAVDKVYEEATRIEDSIAGGATIEQVAQQFGLDLVKIDAIAADGTDGLGHPVARAPETDRFPALAFSTDQGATTPLTEWENGRYFILRVDGITQPEDRPLDEVRERVVADWRAEEARKQASERAAKLVEAVKGGTALAAAAAGFGLDVETPPAIDRRGQIAGAAGAQPQRANLPAPLVRDAFAAKTGDAVAADTGDGSRIVAVVADVIVPKAPEGAEAAALGARLEQAQSQSILTQYEKVLRARHPASINQGLINQMYPAAGS; encoded by the coding sequence ATGCTCAACCAGTTTCGTACCGCGTCCCGCCACTGGCTGTTCCGCGTGTTCCTCATCGCGCTGGCAGCCAGCTTCGCGGTCTGGGGAATCGGCGACATCTTCCGCGGCCGCAATTCCACCGTCGTGGCCGAGGTTGGCGGCGTGGAGGTGACACCGCAGGAGCTGGACCGGATCTATCAGGGTGAGATCCAGCGCGCCCGCCAGATCTTCGGCCCGACCTTCGACCAGAACATGGCCCGCAGCATGGGCCTGCTGGAGCGCTCGGTCGGCATGGCTGTGGGCGATGCCATGATCCGCGCCGAGACCGCGCGGCTCGGGCTCGGCGTCACCGACGACATGATCGCCCGTTCGATCACCGAGGCGCCGGCCTTCCGTGGCATGGGCGGCCGGTTCGACCGGATGGTCTACGAGCAGGTCCTGGCACGCAACGGCTATACGCCGGCAACCTACGAGGCGTCGCTCGCCGATGATCTGCGCCGTCAGCAGCTGATCTCGGCCCTGGCGGCGCCCGTTCCGGCCCCGGAGCCGCTGGTGACGCTGGAGCACATGTTCCAGGGCGAGCAGCGCCGGCTGATCACGGTGCGTGTCCCCGCCGATCCGGCCGCGATCGAGGCGCCGTCCGACGAGGTGCTGGCCACCTATTACGATGCCAACAAATCGGCCTATGCGATCCCCGAGCGGCGGGCCGTCAGCTTCGCGACGCTGACCCCCGAGGCGCTGGCATCCGAGATCACCGTCGACGAGGCGGCGCTGCGCGAGGCCTATGAGGCCCATCTCGACCGCTACACCACCCCGGCCACCCGCCAGGTGCTGCAGATGACCTTCCCGGACGAGGCCGCGGCCAAGGCCGCCCGCGACCGGATTGCGGCCGGTGAGTCGTTCGACCAGGTCGCCGGCGCGCTGGGCTTCGACGCCTCGACCATCGATCTGGGCGACGTCACCCGCGAGCAGATGCTGCCCGAGCTTGCCGATGCAGCGTTCGCACTTGGCGAAGGCGAGGTGTCGGCACCGGTGCAGAGCCCCCTCGGCTGGCATGTGCTGACCGCGCGCAATGTCGTCGAAGGCAAGACCCAGAGCTTCGACGAGGTCCGGCGAGGCCTTGAAGAAGAGCTGAAGCTGGAGCGTGCGGTCGACAAGGTCTATGAGGAAGCGACCCGGATCGAGGACAGCATCGCCGGCGGTGCGACCATCGAGCAGGTCGCGCAGCAGTTCGGCCTGGACCTGGTGAAGATCGACGCGATCGCAGCCGACGGCACCGATGGTCTGGGTCATCCGGTCGCCCGCGCGCCCGAGACCGACCGCTTTCCGGCCCTCGCCTTTTCCACCGATCAAGGGGCTACCACGCCGCTGACCGAATGGGAGAACGGCCGCTACTTCATCCTGCGTGTCGACGGCATCACCCAGCCCGAGGACCGGCCGCTCGACGAGGTGCGCGAGCGCGTCGTCGCCGACTGGCGGGCCGAAGAAGCCCGCAAGCAGGCCTCCGAGCGTGCGGCGAAGCTGGTCGAGGCGGTGAAGGGCGGTACGGCACTCGCCGCGGCGGCGGCCGGGTTCGGCCTGGATGTCGAAACCCCGCCGGCGATCGATCGCCGCGGCCAGATCGCCGGTGCCGCCGGTGCGCAGCCGCAGCGCGCCAATCTGCCGGCGCCCCTGGTCCGTGATGCCTTCGCTGCAAAGACCGGCGATGCCGTCGCCGCCGATACCGGCGATGGCAGCCGTATCGTTGCGGTCGTGGCGGATGTGATCGTGCCCAAGGCGCCCGAAGGAGCGGAAGCAGCCGCTCTTGGTGCGCGGCTGGAACAGGCGCAGTCCCAGAGCATCCTCACCCAGTACGAGAAGGTGCTGCGCGCCCGCCATCCGGCTTCGATCAATCAGGGCCTGATCAACCAGATGTATCCGGCTGCCGGCTCCTGA
- a CDS encoding heavy-metal-associated domain-containing protein, with product MTTQTYRVEGMTCDGCAKAVRRALGARLPEAGIEIDRPAGLVTIAGAHDEAVVREAIDDAGYDFGGKAA from the coding sequence ATGACCACCCAGACCTATCGTGTCGAGGGCATGACCTGCGACGGCTGCGCAAAGGCGGTCCGCCGCGCCCTGGGCGCCCGCCTGCCCGAGGCCGGGATCGAGATCGACCGGCCGGCCGGCCTGGTCACGATCGCCGGCGCCCATGACGAGGCCGTGGTGCGCGAGGCGATCGACGATGCCGGCTATGACTTCGGTGGCAAGGCGGCCTGA
- the trpD gene encoding anthranilate phosphoribosyltransferase has product MTSDTTSPDFRALIARTADGHALTREEARQAFRLMMGGEATPAQIGGFLMALRVRGETVEEITAGAEVMRAKATTVRVPAGAIDTCGTGGDARGTYNISTAAALIVAACGVPVAKHGNRALSSKSGSADVLKALGLNIEADLERVERAGRDAGFCFLMAPRHHAAMLNVAGPRVELGTRTIFNLLGPLANPAGATRQLIGVFAERWVEPVAQVLRNLGSERAWVVHGRDGLDEITVTDETAVSELKDGKVTSFTVSPEMFGLTRHPAEALKGGDAQTNAAAILAMLDGTPGALRDIALLNAGAALLVAGVAGDVGQGIAMARDALDQGRAKAVLDRVIAITNGREG; this is encoded by the coding sequence ATGACTTCCGACACCACCAGCCCGGATTTCCGGGCGCTGATCGCCCGCACCGCCGACGGCCATGCCCTGACCCGCGAGGAAGCCCGCCAGGCTTTCCGGCTGATGATGGGCGGCGAGGCGACGCCGGCGCAGATCGGCGGTTTCCTGATGGCACTCCGCGTGCGCGGCGAGACGGTCGAGGAAATCACCGCAGGCGCCGAGGTGATGCGGGCCAAGGCCACCACCGTCCGGGTGCCGGCCGGGGCGATCGACACCTGCGGTACCGGCGGCGATGCGCGCGGCACCTACAACATCTCGACCGCCGCCGCGCTGATCGTGGCGGCCTGCGGCGTGCCGGTGGCCAAGCATGGCAACCGTGCCCTTTCCTCCAAATCCGGCTCGGCCGACGTGCTCAAGGCGCTGGGGCTCAATATCGAAGCCGATCTGGAGCGGGTGGAACGCGCGGGACGCGATGCCGGTTTCTGCTTCCTGATGGCGCCGCGCCACCACGCCGCCATGCTGAACGTCGCCGGCCCCCGGGTGGAGCTGGGCACGCGCACCATCTTTAATCTGCTGGGCCCCCTCGCCAATCCGGCGGGCGCCACACGCCAGTTGATCGGCGTCTTCGCCGAGCGCTGGGTGGAGCCGGTCGCTCAGGTGCTGCGCAATCTGGGCTCGGAACGCGCCTGGGTGGTCCATGGTCGCGACGGGCTCGACGAGATCACGGTCACCGACGAGACCGCCGTGTCGGAGCTGAAGGACGGCAAGGTCACCAGCTTCACGGTCTCGCCCGAGATGTTCGGTCTCACCCGGCATCCGGCAGAGGCGCTGAAGGGCGGTGACGCCCAGACCAATGCCGCGGCGATCCTGGCGATGCTGGACGGCACGCCCGGCGCGCTCCGCGACATCGCCCTGCTGAATGCCGGTGCCGCCCTGCTGGTGGCCGGCGTTGCCGGCGATGTCGGCCAGGGCATCGCCATGGCCCGCGACGCCCTGGATCAGGGCCGCGCCAAGGCGGTTCTGGACCGGGTCATCGCGATCACCAACGGCCGGGAGGGCTGA